A window of candidate division KSB1 bacterium genomic DNA:
CGGAGGAACGGCATATGGCAAATCGCAACCAGGGGCCAAAATAAAACCGGTGTTACCTCCAATATCGATGCACTCGAGTGCATTGCGCCGGGCATCATCTTCGCTGCCCATCAGAAGGACAACGGTGAGCTGCAAATTGCCACCAAAGGAAATGCGATATTGCTGACAAACTTGTTTAACATAATCCAAGGGGATATTTTCGTCAATGGAGATATTATCAGGACCAGTTTCGCACATGGCCTGGATGTTGCGCTGAGCATGGCCGCAGACGAAGAATGAAGAAAAGGCATTCCACTTGCGAACCTCGCGGAAAAACTCGGTGGCAAATGGAGAGACAAATTCACGGAAGGCCTCGGGCGAGATCTGACTGGTCATAGGATCGACAATGGCGATCACCTCGCAACCAGCTTCAATATAGAGCCGCGCCATTTGCTTAGAAACCTCCGTGGCATACGCCATGATCTCCTTGACAGCTCCTGGATTGTCGAACATATCGGTAAAGATGTCAGTGCCCCGCAGGTGGAGCGAAAGGGTAAACGGGCCAGTCACTAATCCATAGAGCGCCACGTCTGGCGCTTTGGACTTAACGAGACGGATCGCTTTCAACACTTCTGGAATACGCCCCGAATTTTGGTCGATGAACCCGAGATCTTTGAGTGGTCTTTCGGAGAGAACATGCCGCACAACGGCAGGTGGATTTTCGGGCGCCCATTGCAATTCGCAGCCCAACGCTTCTGCCTCAATTTGCAGGTCAAATGTCACAGGAATGCCATCGGGCTGGTAGCGTCGGATCGCTTCAGTGACCCCCTGAGCCATCAACTCGCCAGAGCGCAAATAGGTAGTAGCATCCTTCCCAATTAAAGC
This region includes:
- a CDS encoding thioredoxin family protein, producing MAKQILFDALQNKATERPAWVPFVGCHGGALIGKDATTYLRSGELMAQGVTEAIRRYQPDGIPVTFDLQIEAEALGCELQWAPENPPAVVRHVLSERPLKDLGFIDQNSGRIPEVLKAIRLVKSKAPDVALYGLVTGPFTLSLHLRGTDIFTDMFDNPGAVKEIMAYATEVSKQMARLYIEAGCEVIAIVDPMTSQISPEAFREFVSPFATEFFREVRKWNAFSSFFVCGHAQRNIQAMCETGPDNISIDENIPLDYVKQVCQQYRISFGGNLQLTVVLLMGSEDDARRNALECIDIGGNTGFILAPGCDLPYAVPPRNLEAVAEIVHDPYKRQVARELLAKKKEIIGRMDLADYGQADKVIVDVITLDSEGCAPCQYMVEAVKSIVPLFNGLVIWREHKIKEKESVEFMMGLMVRNIPTICIDGKIKFVSTIPSRQELIQAIQDRINEKFYLKLRQSRNQLLVLTSDDEKSEQTWANVQHAIKELGSTVEVVRLTDPKELERYGVNSAPAVLTVRERLKSVGRVPSVEVIKEWLKDLG